From a region of the Deinococcus aestuarii genome:
- a CDS encoding ABC transporter substrate-binding protein: MKRALLTLTALTLLATAAEARTWDEIKRNGTVRIATEGAFPPFNILKGKELTGFEVDLADELAKTLGVKVQWVTQPFDNLLIGLNQDRYDFVIASHGITPERARAVDFSNPHYCTGGAIVAKPGGPKTAADLRGKAVAVQVGTTYLENVRKVPGVGDVKTFPKDTDAQAALLAGRTDAWVGDKFTGLDLVKAQKGKLVQGDLLFNERIGMAVRKGNVSLLKELNAALTKVQNNGTYARVSGQYFGQDIRCR, encoded by the coding sequence ATGAAAAGAGCCCTGCTGACCCTGACCGCCCTGACCCTGCTCGCCACCGCCGCCGAGGCGCGCACCTGGGACGAGATCAAGCGCAACGGTACGGTCCGGATCGCCACGGAAGGCGCCTTCCCGCCCTTCAACATCCTGAAGGGCAAGGAACTGACGGGCTTCGAGGTGGACCTCGCGGATGAGCTCGCCAAGACGCTGGGCGTGAAGGTGCAGTGGGTGACCCAGCCCTTCGACAACCTGCTGATCGGGCTCAACCAGGACCGCTACGACTTCGTGATCGCTTCCCACGGCATCACGCCCGAGCGGGCGCGGGCGGTGGACTTCTCGAATCCGCACTACTGCACGGGCGGCGCCATCGTCGCCAAGCCGGGGGGCCCGAAGACCGCCGCCGACCTGCGGGGCAAGGCGGTCGCCGTGCAGGTCGGCACGACCTACCTGGAGAACGTGCGCAAGGTCCCCGGCGTGGGCGACGTGAAGACCTTCCCCAAGGACACCGACGCCCAGGCCGCGCTGCTCGCGGGCCGCACCGACGCCTGGGTGGGCGACAAGTTCACCGGGCTCGACCTCGTGAAGGCGCAAAAGGGCAAGCTCGTGCAGGGTGACCTGCTGTTCAACGAGCGCATCGGCATGGCGGTGCGCAAGGGCAACGTGAGCCTGCTCAAGGAACTCAACGCCGCCCTGACCAAGGTGCAGAACAACGGCACCTACGCGCGGGTCAGCGGCCAGTACTTCGGTCAGGACATCCGCTGCCGCTGA